From Arachis stenosperma cultivar V10309 chromosome 2, arast.V10309.gnm1.PFL2, whole genome shotgun sequence, one genomic window encodes:
- the LOC130962062 gene encoding uncharacterized mitochondrial protein AtMg00240-like, which yields MPTPMISSLRLLSSGAEAFEDSKLFRTMVCSLQYLTITCLDLSFAVNKLSQFMHARLLPHRKAAKRILRYLQGTKEFGLTFHRCNDTRLYAFSDSDWAADIEDRRKQSTISRSSTEAEFKSLASCETDSAYAQPNLA from the exons ATGCCAACACCAATGATTTCTTCTCTACGGCTCTTGTCTTCAGGAGCTGAAGCTTTTGAAGATTCTAAACTATTTCGGACAATGGTGTGTTCCTTGCAATATCTAACTATCACCTGTTTAGATCTCTCTTTTGCAGTCAACAAATTAAGTCAGTTTATGCATGCACGCCTTCTTCCTCATCGGAAAGCAGCAAAGAGGATATTAAGATACTTGCAAGGAACAAAAGAGTTTGGATTGACATTTCACAGATGTAATGATACAAGGCTCTATGCTTTCTCAGATTCGGATTGGGCTGCTGATATTGAGGATCGAAG GAAGCAATCTACTATTAGTAGGAGCTCTACTGAGGCAGAATTCAAAAGTTTGGCATCTTGTGAAACTGA TTCTGCTTATGCACAACCCAATCTTGCATGA